Part of the Mytilus trossulus isolate FHL-02 chromosome 2, PNRI_Mtr1.1.1.hap1, whole genome shotgun sequence genome is shown below.
tgttgcctattccttgaatgccagcacaaatatttcaatgaatgtttatataataacaagaggtgtttttataagtattttactgtaaaaaataGTTAGTGAACTTGATGAAATTGctacattttatcactttttaataagaaaaaatagcaaaatttaagggtttaaattattatgaatttaaagaagaaagaaaatgaaaacatttttacaatttattgaaaaaaaattggaggaatgaaaatgtttattaacATAATAAGACATATTTAGATGAactatatgaatattttaattgaacaattaactaaactttaaaaatcatcaaaaataatAGAGTAAATTTGATAACTTCCAAGCTGGCACTCTACAAAGTTTACAAAGTTTGGAGAAAATCCATAAAATGGGGATACAAGAATTTAGTCTAAAGAGGCAtgatttttattagttgtaagtggcgttaactagctgtcagtaacagCAAAGTTTTCTCAGAGGCTGTACTtaagtgtcttttttttttggttatatacAAGTACCTGGCCACGTCCATTCTGTGTAGTATTTCTATTTGCATCCATCTGATGAGAAATTGTCGTCAGAATGTCTAGCTAAAACAAAATTGGAGACCAACTTACAATCTGTAGTGCTTCAAGGGTAAACAAAGGTCCATAACGTATGTCAAGGGACAAATCATCGGTCCATACATTATATGTGTCAGTCTAAAGTGTTTTATGTGATGATGCCTCTTCgcttatttgtgtttgtatCTCTGCGAACATGAAAGAAAAGGAAAAGCAGCtgaaataataagaaatgttatGCATAgctttaaaataatacattaaatgttgttttgacAATAATGCGCAATGAAATGAATGTCAATGAAAATTTGAAGtcgaaatatttcaaaatctcaAATCTTGATTTGGGAAGTTTATTTTCTGGTGTAAATATTTAACATGTAGGCATTGCAGTCTCGGTAAAACGTAGGTAGtgtcaggggcggatccagtcatttcaaacccaggacaaaaggtgTGTGTGTTCCAACCACATGTCCCCATTTAAATCATGCATTGATTGTCCCAAAAagaggggttccaacccccggaccccccccTCCTTTTGGGTCCGTCACGGAGTGTCCTTTTCCATGGTTTCAGTGTTATTTTCCTAACACATTCCAGTATCAGCTCTTATTCCACTTTTCGTTCGCCGTTGTTTTGACTTTCAATAGCTGTTGGCGTCAAACAGCTGAGCATTCATAAACTAGTAATAAGGAGCAAGGTGCATAATTCTAATTTAGCCGGGTTATTTTATCAATGCAGATACAGGGGCGGAtacagccattttaaaaagggggttcccaacccagagtaaaaaagggggggggggttcaactatatgctcccattcaaatgcattaatcgtccaaaaaagggggttccaacgcccggaaccccccccccccaccccccgaTCCGCCAATGCAGGTAGTATTTCAGTGAAACGGGCGTCCCGGaactgaaattgaaattttgtttatgaCAGTTTTACAAACCTCGACCTATTTTGTAATTTGCTAAACCGAAGCGGATCTCAGTTCAAGACTCTGATCATTTATGATGATATATTCATTCAGATTAAAAACTTGAAATGAAGGCTTAGGCGAGACCCAGGGCGAGACAGTCGcgtttaataaaaatatccgGCAGTAAAGAGACATATGTAATACATAATTTATcttatacaaatccttggaaaTATGTAGTATATGTTTGATACTATCTGTCATTATCAAGTTATTATAATGATCAATGTCAAAGAGTTGTTGATTGATAGtgtatttacagttttaattctcttcaaatttttaattcGTATTAAAACCGCGAAAAATGTTGATAGTCAGCTGATTATTTACGTAGAAATCAATGAATGAAAAatgacctttgaactttaacATTAAGCTCGAGTGGGAATGTCTGGAATGTGATCAAACAATTTAATACACTGACTATTGTTAGGGcgaatatttgattttatgtaGAAAGGATTCAAACGTGCAGTGAGAACTGCAACATTATCAACAGATATAAGAGAGATAATTAGTTGATTGTGACGTACATCAATTGTTACTGCCGGTAACAGTTTTCATTGATAAGAACGAGAGAATCCGAACGTGTCGGCAGACGTAGTGTTGTTATATCGGGTTGTATCTGTAGAAGGATGGATTAAATCAAGATGAAGGATGTAAACGACGAGTTTAAactataacattgaaatgaaccAGTTTAGTTCACGATATTTGGTGGCAGACTTTATTAACGACCGACTTCGTAAACATGGAATGCGGTGGGACAACTGTCCTACGTTAGACTTGCCACCATCACAAATTCAGCTCAAATTACGATCACTTGGAGATGAATTCCAAGAAAGATTTCAGACTCAGTTTGACGATATGGTCAATCAGTTACACATAACTGAGGCTACTGCATATCCAACGTTTCAAAGAGTTGTTCAGGAATTATTTATTGATGGAAATATTAACTGGGGAAGGATTGTGGCTCTTTTCGGTTTTGGAGGGTCTTTGTCAGTGAAATGTGTACAAAGAGGAATGCCACAACTTGTGGATTCAATTGTTGACTGGGTATCTACCTATTTGTGTAATAGTTTAGAGCAATGGATTACAGATAACGGTGGTTGGGTAGGTATTAGCACCTTCGATTGACCTACAACAAAGACCCCACTTATTTCCTTTGTCACCTTTGTCATCACGGTTGATCGACCATTCAATAACATGCTTCCTAGTAAACAATAAATTGAACATCTTTTAAAACTTACatctaaaataaacatttagatTTATTGACATTAATACATGGAACATGTCAATTACccattcttttttgtttattaaatttcaaaattatgtatGCGTTGACTCCTAAATGTGGCAGAATAGTCAACCAGTTGACGGTGGCCGCTT
Proteins encoded:
- the LOC134706701 gene encoding bcl-2-like protein 1 isoform X2 — protein: MNQFSSRYLVADFINDRLRKHGMRWDNCPTLDLPPSQIQLKLRSLGDEFQERFQTQFDDMVNQLHITEATAYPTFQRVVQELFIDGNINWGRIVALFGFGGSLSVKCVQRGMPQLVDSIVDWVSTYLCNSLEQWITDNGGWQGFVEFYNQGQNHNDSPWDVKGLVKYGAIGVIGAMALSAFLQRT